One Kitasatospora sp. MAP12-44 DNA segment encodes these proteins:
- the ccsB gene encoding c-type cytochrome biogenesis protein CcsB, with the protein MISASGVNPHLADLSNKFIYSAMAVYLLAMFAYMFEWTFGSKGAVAVRSAEQATLAQTAAAATLPEQAKAAKAAKSVTVTVASPGGGTTTLTRTALAGEGATVVTSGRGDGEAVDGPGAAGTSEKGDLAGRMAVSLTVLGFLINASGVIARGLSVMRWPWGNMYEFSCAFAVSTVAAFLVLLAAKKPVRWLGLPVVLTAVLTLGLATTVLYTDSEQLVPALHSYWLGIHVTTAIISGGALHAGFVVTALYLGKDTYDKRIAAGKTTGPFNTAASVWDRLPAASTLDKLSYRINAIVFPLWTFTIIAGAIWAESAWGKYWEWDPKETWSFITWVAYACYLHARATAGWKGRKAAYLACLAFACFVFNYYGVNIFITGKHSYAGVG; encoded by the coding sequence GTGATCAGCGCCTCCGGGGTCAACCCCCATCTGGCTGACCTGTCCAACAAGTTCATCTACTCGGCCATGGCCGTGTACCTGCTGGCGATGTTCGCCTACATGTTCGAGTGGACCTTCGGCAGCAAGGGTGCGGTGGCGGTCCGTTCCGCGGAGCAGGCCACGCTGGCCCAGACCGCCGCCGCAGCCACCCTCCCCGAGCAGGCGAAGGCGGCCAAGGCGGCCAAGTCGGTGACCGTCACGGTCGCCTCGCCCGGCGGCGGGACCACCACGCTGACCCGGACGGCGCTGGCCGGCGAGGGCGCCACCGTGGTGACCAGCGGTCGCGGCGACGGCGAGGCGGTGGACGGTCCCGGGGCCGCCGGCACCAGCGAGAAGGGTGACCTGGCCGGCCGGATGGCCGTCTCGCTGACCGTCCTCGGCTTCCTGATCAACGCGAGCGGTGTGATCGCCCGCGGCCTCTCGGTGATGCGCTGGCCGTGGGGCAACATGTACGAGTTCTCCTGCGCCTTCGCCGTCTCCACGGTGGCAGCGTTCCTGGTCCTGTTGGCGGCGAAGAAGCCGGTCCGCTGGCTCGGCCTGCCGGTCGTGCTGACCGCGGTGCTGACGCTGGGGCTGGCCACCACGGTGCTCTACACCGACTCCGAGCAGCTGGTGCCCGCCCTGCACTCGTACTGGCTGGGCATCCACGTGACCACCGCGATCATCTCCGGCGGCGCCCTGCACGCGGGCTTCGTGGTCACCGCGCTCTACCTGGGCAAGGACACCTACGACAAGCGGATCGCGGCCGGCAAGACCACCGGGCCGTTCAACACCGCGGCCTCCGTCTGGGACCGGCTGCCCGCCGCCTCGACGCTGGACAAGCTGTCCTACCGGATCAACGCGATCGTCTTCCCGCTGTGGACCTTCACCATCATCGCGGGCGCGATCTGGGCCGAGTCGGCCTGGGGCAAGTACTGGGAGTGGGACCCGAAGGAGACCTGGTCCTTCATCACCTGGGTCGCCTACGCCTGCTACCTGCACGCCCGCGCCACCGCGGGGTGGAAGGGCCGCAAGGCCGCCTACCTGGCCTGCCTGGCGTTCGCCTGCTTCGTCTTCAACTACTACGGCGTCAACATCTTCATCACCGGCAAGCACTCGTACGCCGGTGTCGGATAG
- a CDS encoding family 2B encapsulin nanocompartment shell protein — MSTAAGQDAEQDRIQLSLSTAAARTLATTTKSVPQMRGISSRWLLRRLPWTEVSGGTYRVNRRLSLAVGRGRVGFVQAGADDVRIIPETLREIPVLRGFEDDALLAELAGRFTVREVRSGEVLVEEGQPIQEVFIVAHGRLDRITTGKYGDQKAVGVLSDGDHLGDEALLQSDPLWTATVKAATAGTVLVLPWGSFLSLFNRAENLREHIEAYLSGVSRKVNSKGEIEVAVAAGHEGETEIPGSFVEYEVAPREYELSLTQTILRVHSRVADLYNDPMNQLEQQLRLTVEEIRERQEWELLNNREFGLLHNAAYDQRINTWSGPPTPDDMDDLLSMRRGTDMFLAHPKAIAAFFRECTKRGIYPDHADVNGHRVPAWRGVPIFPCGKIPITGGHTSSILAMRTGEQDQGVIGLHQTGIPDEYEPSLNVRFMGIDDSALIKYLVTAYYSVAILVQDAVGILENVDIAAPRS, encoded by the coding sequence ATGTCGACAGCAGCCGGCCAGGATGCCGAGCAGGATCGTATACAACTCAGCCTGAGCACCGCCGCCGCGCGGACCCTGGCCACCACCACCAAGTCCGTTCCGCAGATGCGCGGTATCAGCTCGCGCTGGCTGCTGCGCCGACTGCCGTGGACGGAGGTTTCCGGCGGCACCTACCGGGTCAACCGGCGACTGTCGCTGGCCGTCGGCCGGGGCCGGGTCGGCTTCGTCCAGGCCGGTGCGGACGATGTGCGGATCATCCCCGAGACACTGCGCGAGATCCCGGTCCTGCGCGGCTTCGAGGACGACGCCCTGCTCGCCGAGCTGGCCGGCCGGTTCACGGTGCGCGAGGTCCGCAGCGGCGAGGTGCTGGTCGAGGAGGGCCAGCCCATCCAGGAGGTCTTCATCGTCGCCCACGGCCGGCTCGACCGGATCACCACCGGGAAGTACGGCGACCAGAAGGCCGTCGGGGTCCTCTCGGACGGCGACCACCTGGGCGACGAGGCCCTGCTGCAGAGCGACCCGCTGTGGACCGCCACTGTGAAGGCCGCCACCGCCGGCACGGTTCTGGTGCTGCCGTGGGGTTCCTTTCTCAGCCTTTTCAATCGCGCGGAAAACCTGCGCGAGCATATTGAGGCGTATCTTTCCGGCGTCTCCCGAAAGGTCAATTCCAAGGGTGAGATCGAGGTCGCTGTCGCGGCCGGCCACGAAGGCGAGACGGAGATTCCCGGCTCGTTCGTGGAATACGAGGTCGCGCCCCGCGAGTACGAGCTCTCCCTCACCCAGACGATTCTGCGGGTGCACTCCCGGGTCGCCGATCTGTACAACGACCCGATGAACCAGTTGGAGCAGCAGCTCCGGCTGACGGTCGAGGAGATCCGCGAGCGCCAGGAGTGGGAGCTGCTGAACAACCGCGAGTTCGGCCTGCTGCACAACGCCGCCTACGACCAGCGGATCAACACCTGGTCCGGGCCGCCCACCCCGGACGACATGGACGACCTGCTGTCGATGCGCCGGGGCACGGACATGTTCCTCGCCCACCCCAAGGCCATCGCGGCGTTCTTCCGCGAGTGCACCAAGCGCGGCATCTACCCCGACCACGCCGACGTCAACGGCCACCGCGTCCCGGCCTGGCGAGGCGTGCCGATCTTCCCCTGCGGCAAGATCCCGATCACCGGCGGGCACACCTCGTCCATCCTCGCGATGCGCACCGGCGAGCAGGACCAGGGCGTCATCGGGCTGCACCAGACCGGCATCCCGGACGAGTACGAGCCCAGCCTGAACGTCCGCTTCATGGGCATCGACGACAGCGCGCTGATCAAGTACCTGGTGACCGCCTACTACTCGGTCGCGATCCTCGTCCAGGACGCCGTCGGCATCCTGGAGAACGTCGACATCGCGGCCCCCCGGTCCTGA
- a CDS encoding VOC family protein: protein MIGTLQCVVLDCHYPAALARFYAALLGGEVDRPDQHWSLDEGWSTLHTPGGLVLAFQRVADFHPPQWPDPRHPQQFHLDVGVPDLDAAEREVVAHGAAPLDRDGSWRVYADPAGHPFCLVHQPN from the coding sequence ATGATCGGCACCCTGCAGTGCGTCGTCCTGGACTGCCACTACCCGGCCGCGCTGGCCCGCTTCTACGCCGCGCTGCTCGGCGGCGAGGTGGACCGGCCGGACCAGCACTGGTCGCTGGACGAGGGCTGGTCCACTCTGCACACCCCGGGCGGCCTGGTGCTCGCGTTCCAGCGGGTGGCGGACTTCCACCCGCCGCAGTGGCCCGATCCCCGCCACCCGCAGCAGTTCCACCTCGACGTCGGCGTCCCGGACCTCGACGCGGCCGAGCGCGAGGTCGTCGCCCACGGTGCCGCGCCGCTGGATCGCGATGGCAGCTGGCGCGTCTACGCCGACCCGGCCGGCCACCCGTTCTGCCTGGTCCATCAGCCGAATTGA
- a CDS encoding family 2 encapsulin nanocompartment cargo protein terpene cyclase → MAALDAAPAARPIPQGPTGLGTSAARAATLLRPRTPAAAPGPATGRRIPELYCPPHLRDDHALGEEVNERLARWAGEVGIYAGRTEKFRQANYGRLLMLTHPDTDDPDRLLAAGRCMAAEFAVDDYFCDEAAAGDHPQRLGPQLMLAQVAIDPMRMPTRYHARYEREIREQPVWNALRRSVDALAEYASGSQINRLRQEIAGLFLGMDAEAGWRIEGTPPAVWEYLANRQLNSFLPCLTLVDAIGGYELPANVYGRPDVRHATLQAALASVLLNDIYSVHKEAGAEGIEYNLPSVLMAEDGCSLDEAIQRSADIHDELMHSFEASAAALGLTGDPVLTRYLGALWAWLGGNREWHASSPRYNHQ, encoded by the coding sequence ATGGCAGCCCTCGACGCCGCTCCGGCGGCTCGTCCGATCCCGCAGGGCCCGACCGGCCTCGGCACGTCGGCGGCCCGTGCCGCCACCCTGCTGCGGCCGCGCACCCCGGCGGCCGCGCCCGGGCCGGCGACCGGCCGGCGCATCCCCGAGCTGTACTGCCCGCCGCACCTGCGAGACGACCACGCGCTCGGCGAGGAGGTCAACGAGCGCCTGGCCCGCTGGGCCGGCGAGGTGGGCATCTACGCCGGCCGGACCGAGAAGTTCCGGCAGGCCAACTACGGGCGGCTGCTGATGCTGACCCACCCGGACACCGACGACCCGGACCGACTGCTGGCCGCCGGCCGCTGCATGGCCGCGGAGTTCGCCGTCGACGACTACTTCTGCGACGAGGCCGCCGCCGGCGACCACCCGCAGCGCCTGGGACCGCAGTTGATGCTGGCCCAGGTGGCGATCGACCCGATGCGGATGCCCACTCGCTACCACGCGCGCTACGAGCGCGAGATACGCGAGCAGCCGGTGTGGAACGCGCTGCGGCGCTCGGTGGACGCGCTCGCCGAGTACGCCAGCGGTTCGCAGATCAACCGGCTGCGCCAGGAGATCGCCGGGCTCTTCCTCGGCATGGACGCCGAGGCGGGCTGGCGGATCGAGGGCACCCCGCCGGCCGTCTGGGAGTACCTGGCCAACCGCCAGCTGAACAGCTTCCTGCCGTGCCTGACCCTGGTCGACGCGATCGGCGGCTACGAACTGCCCGCCAACGTGTACGGCCGCCCGGACGTGCGTCACGCGACCCTGCAGGCCGCCCTCGCGTCCGTGCTGCTCAACGACATCTACTCGGTGCACAAGGAGGCCGGCGCCGAGGGCATCGAGTACAACCTGCCCTCGGTGCTGATGGCGGAGGACGGCTGCTCCCTCGACGAGGCGATCCAGCGTTCCGCCGACATCCACGACGAGCTCATGCACTCCTTCGAGGCCTCTGCGGCCGCCCTCGGCCTCACCGGCGACCCCGTGCTCACCCGCTACCTGGGCGCCCTGTGGGCGTGGCTCGGTGGCAACAGGGAATGGCACGCCAGCAGCCCCCGCTACAACCACCAGTAA
- a CDS encoding menaquinone biosynthesis decarboxylase: MAYDDLRSFLRALERDGDLKRIKVEVDPHLEIGEIVDRVQKAKGPALLFENVKGSSMPLAMNVFGTERRLAKSLGLKSPDDIAEKIAGLLKPELPHGFTGFRDAFGKLASMAHVPPRKVKPTEAAVQEVVLTGDDVDLDALPALFTWPLDGGSFFNLGLTHTKDPDTGIRNLGLYRLQRHDKRTIGMHWQIHKDSRNHYAVAAKRGERLPVAIAFGCPPVVTYAATAPLPGDIDEYLFAGFVAGERVKMVDCKTVPLQVPADAEVVLEGWLEPGEMLPEGPFGDHTGFYTPQEPFPALTIDCVTMRRRPILQSIVVGRPPTEDGPLGKFTERFFLPLLKIIIPDIVDYDLPEAGGFHNCVIVSIDKKYPKHAQKVMHAIWGAHMMSLTKLIIVVDADCDVHDYQEVAWRALGNTDYSRDLSVVEGPVDHLDHASYQQFWGGKAGIDATRKLPEEGYTRDGGWPEMVASDPATAALVTERWTEYGL; the protein is encoded by the coding sequence ATGGCATACGACGATCTCCGCTCCTTTCTGCGGGCTCTGGAACGAGATGGCGACCTCAAGCGCATCAAGGTCGAGGTCGACCCCCATTTGGAGATCGGGGAGATCGTCGACCGGGTGCAGAAGGCCAAGGGCCCGGCGCTGCTCTTCGAGAACGTCAAGGGCTCCTCGATGCCGCTGGCGATGAACGTCTTCGGCACCGAGCGCCGGCTCGCCAAGTCGCTCGGGCTGAAGTCCCCCGACGACATCGCCGAGAAGATCGCCGGCCTGCTGAAGCCCGAGCTTCCGCACGGCTTCACCGGCTTCCGGGACGCTTTCGGCAAGCTCGCCTCGATGGCGCACGTGCCGCCGCGCAAGGTGAAGCCTACCGAGGCGGCGGTCCAGGAGGTGGTGCTCACCGGGGACGACGTCGACCTCGACGCGCTGCCCGCGCTCTTCACCTGGCCGCTGGACGGCGGCTCCTTCTTCAACCTGGGCCTGACCCACACCAAGGACCCGGACACCGGCATCCGCAACCTAGGCCTCTACCGCCTCCAGCGGCATGACAAGCGGACCATCGGCATGCACTGGCAGATCCACAAGGACAGCCGCAACCACTACGCGGTGGCCGCCAAGCGCGGCGAGCGCCTGCCGGTCGCGATCGCCTTCGGCTGCCCGCCGGTCGTGACGTACGCCGCCACCGCGCCGCTGCCGGGCGACATCGACGAGTACCTGTTCGCGGGCTTCGTGGCCGGCGAGCGGGTGAAGATGGTCGACTGCAAGACCGTCCCGCTCCAGGTGCCGGCCGACGCCGAGGTGGTCCTGGAGGGCTGGCTGGAGCCGGGGGAGATGCTGCCGGAGGGCCCGTTCGGCGACCACACCGGCTTCTACACCCCGCAGGAGCCCTTCCCGGCGCTCACCATCGACTGCGTGACGATGCGCCGGCGCCCGATCCTGCAGTCCATCGTGGTCGGCCGCCCGCCGACCGAGGACGGGCCGCTGGGCAAGTTCACCGAGCGGTTCTTCCTGCCGCTGCTGAAGATCATCATCCCGGACATCGTCGACTACGACCTGCCCGAGGCCGGCGGCTTCCACAACTGCGTGATCGTCTCGATCGACAAGAAGTACCCCAAGCACGCGCAGAAGGTGATGCACGCGATCTGGGGTGCCCACATGATGTCGCTGACCAAGCTGATCATCGTGGTGGACGCCGACTGCGACGTGCACGACTACCAGGAGGTGGCCTGGCGCGCGCTGGGCAACACCGACTACAGCCGCGACCTGAGCGTGGTCGAGGGCCCGGTGGACCACCTGGACCACGCTTCGTACCAGCAGTTCTGGGGCGGCAAGGCAGGTATCGACGCCACTCGCAAACTGCCCGAGGAGGGCTACACCCGCGACGGCGGCTGGCCCGAGATGGTCGCCTCCGACCCGGCCACCGCCGCGCTGGTGACCGAGCGCTGGACGGAGTACGGACTGTGA
- a CDS encoding acyl-CoA carboxylase subunit beta, whose protein sequence is MTVLDGAPADADGPTDTRGRVAELHELREQVRRGPSDQATEAQHAKGKLTARERIDLLLDAGSFHEVEPLRRHRATGFGLEGKKPHTDGVIVGWGTVNGRTVFTYAHDFRIFGGALGEAHAQKIHKIMDMAIAAGAPLVSLNDGAGARIQEGVTALAGYGGIFQRNTRASGVIPQISVMLGPCAGGAAYSPALTDFVFMVRETSQMFITGPDVVQAVTGEKISQNGLGGADVHSAVSGVSHFAYDDEPSCIEEVRFLLSMLPQNNREMPPATPAEDPVERRCEALLDLVPADGNRPYDMRKVIEEIVDHGEYLEIHERWATNVIVALARIDGHVVGLIANQPQSLAGVLDINASEKAARFVQMCDAFNIPLVTLLDVPGFLPGVDQEHDGIIRHGAKLLYAYCNATVPRIQLILRKAYGGAYIVMDSRSIGADLSYAWPTNEIAVMGAEGAANVIFRRDINAAEDPEAMRTQKIKEYKSELMHPYYAAERGLVDDVIDPAETRTVLAAALAMLRTKHADLPSRKHGNPPM, encoded by the coding sequence ATGACGGTGCTGGACGGCGCCCCCGCCGACGCTGACGGGCCGACCGATACGCGCGGCCGGGTGGCCGAGCTGCACGAACTGCGTGAGCAGGTGCGGCGTGGTCCCAGTGACCAGGCGACCGAGGCGCAGCATGCCAAGGGGAAGTTGACGGCGCGTGAGCGGATCGATCTGCTGTTGGATGCGGGGTCGTTCCATGAGGTGGAGCCGTTGCGTCGGCATCGTGCGACGGGGTTCGGTCTTGAGGGGAAGAAGCCGCACACCGATGGTGTGATCGTGGGGTGGGGCACGGTGAACGGCCGGACGGTGTTCACCTACGCGCATGACTTCCGGATCTTCGGTGGGGCGCTGGGTGAGGCGCATGCCCAGAAGATCCACAAGATCATGGATATGGCGATCGCGGCGGGTGCGCCGCTGGTGTCGCTGAACGACGGAGCGGGTGCGCGGATCCAGGAGGGTGTCACGGCGCTGGCCGGGTACGGCGGCATCTTCCAGCGCAACACCAGGGCGTCGGGGGTGATCCCGCAGATCTCGGTGATGCTGGGCCCCTGCGCGGGTGGCGCCGCCTACAGTCCCGCGCTGACCGACTTCGTGTTCATGGTCCGCGAGACGTCGCAGATGTTCATCACCGGTCCCGACGTGGTGCAGGCCGTCACCGGCGAGAAGATCAGCCAGAACGGTCTGGGCGGTGCGGACGTGCACTCCGCCGTCTCGGGTGTCTCGCACTTCGCCTACGACGACGAGCCCTCCTGCATCGAGGAGGTCCGCTTCCTGCTGTCGATGCTGCCGCAGAACAACCGCGAGATGCCGCCGGCGACCCCCGCCGAGGACCCCGTCGAGCGGCGCTGCGAGGCTCTGCTGGACCTGGTGCCCGCCGACGGCAACCGCCCCTACGACATGCGCAAGGTCATCGAGGAGATCGTCGACCACGGCGAGTACCTGGAGATCCACGAGCGCTGGGCCACCAACGTCATCGTCGCCCTGGCCCGCATCGACGGCCACGTCGTCGGTCTGATCGCCAACCAGCCTCAGTCCCTGGCCGGCGTCCTGGACATCAACGCCTCCGAGAAGGCCGCCCGCTTCGTGCAGATGTGCGACGCCTTCAACATCCCGCTGGTCACCCTCCTGGACGTCCCCGGCTTCCTGCCCGGCGTCGACCAGGAGCACGACGGCATCATCCGCCACGGCGCCAAACTCCTCTACGCCTACTGCAACGCCACCGTCCCGCGCATCCAGCTGATCCTGCGCAAGGCCTACGGCGGCGCCTACATCGTCATGGACTCCCGCTCGATCGGCGCCGACCTCTCCTACGCCTGGCCCACCAACGAGATCGCCGTGATGGGCGCCGAGGGTGCCGCCAACGTCATCTTCCGCCGCGACATCAACGCCGCCGAAGACCCCGAGGCGATGCGCACCCAGAAGATCAAGGAGTACAAGAGCGAGCTGATGCACCCGTACTACGCGGCCGAACGCGGCCTCGTCGACGACGTCATCGACCCCGCCGAGACCCGCACCGTCCTCGCCGCCGCCCTCGCCATGCTCCGCACCAAGCACGCCGACCTGCCCTCCCGCAAGCACGGCAACCCGCCCATGTAG
- the mqnP gene encoding menaquinone biosynthesis prenyltransferase MqnP, whose protein sequence is MSATADAFEVPPNKAKAFLRLVLIEHSVFALPFAYIATLTAMFLADKRVHWGELLIVTVAMVSLRTFAMAANRIIDREIDARNPRTAGRELVTGAVSLRTAYTGSGIALLVFLGAAALLNPLCLALAPVAVVPMVVYPYGKRFTDFPHAILGLAQAMGPVGAWLAVTGSWSWEAVVLGLAVGIWIGGFDLIFGCQDVAADRAEGVRSVPARFGVPAALYGARACHLVTTGLLLWYGVLTHAGPAFFVGLVVVVGAFLYEHSIVKPGDLSRLNRAFFTTNGFVGVSLFVFALLDLVLRGLRIG, encoded by the coding sequence GTGAGCGCCACTGCCGACGCCTTCGAGGTCCCGCCGAACAAGGCGAAAGCCTTCCTGCGCCTGGTGCTGATCGAGCACTCGGTCTTCGCCCTCCCCTTCGCCTACATCGCCACCCTCACCGCGATGTTCCTCGCGGACAAGCGGGTGCACTGGGGCGAGCTGCTGATCGTCACCGTCGCCATGGTCAGCCTGCGGACCTTCGCGATGGCCGCGAACCGGATCATCGACCGCGAGATCGACGCCCGCAACCCGCGCACGGCCGGCCGCGAGCTGGTCACCGGCGCGGTCTCGCTGCGCACTGCGTACACCGGCTCGGGGATCGCGCTGCTGGTCTTCCTGGGCGCCGCGGCGCTGCTCAACCCGCTCTGCCTGGCGCTGGCGCCGGTCGCGGTGGTGCCGATGGTGGTCTACCCGTACGGCAAGCGGTTCACCGACTTCCCGCACGCGATCCTCGGCCTGGCCCAGGCGATGGGCCCGGTCGGTGCCTGGCTGGCCGTCACCGGCAGCTGGTCCTGGGAAGCCGTGGTGCTGGGCCTCGCGGTCGGCATCTGGATCGGCGGCTTCGACCTGATCTTCGGCTGCCAGGACGTCGCGGCGGACCGCGCGGAGGGCGTGCGCTCGGTCCCCGCCCGGTTCGGCGTCCCCGCCGCGCTGTACGGCGCGCGGGCCTGCCACCTGGTCACCACCGGCCTGCTGCTCTGGTACGGAGTGCTCACGCACGCGGGTCCGGCCTTCTTCGTCGGCCTGGTCGTGGTGGTCGGCGCGTTCCTGTACGAGCACTCGATCGTCAAGCCGGGCGACCTGTCGCGGCTCAACCGGGCGTTCTTCACCACCAATGGGTTCGTCGGCGTCTCGCTCTTCGTCTTCGCGCTGCTCGACCTGGTCCTGCGTGGTCTGCGGATCGGCTGA
- a CDS encoding acyl-CoA carboxylase epsilon subunit, whose product MSSINEPMIRVTRGTLSDEELAALTAVLLARAATQQAAAAAAARLEPIARWQRLERRPAYYSPVSWQQAA is encoded by the coding sequence ATGAGCAGCATCAACGAACCGATGATCCGCGTCACCCGAGGCACGCTCAGCGACGAGGAGCTCGCCGCGCTCACCGCCGTCCTGCTGGCCCGCGCGGCCACTCAGCAGGCCGCCGCCGCGGCGGCCGCCCGGCTGGAGCCGATCGCCCGCTGGCAGCGCCTGGAGCGCCGCCCGGCGTACTACTCCCCCGTCAGCTGGCAGCAGGCCGCGTAG
- a CDS encoding geranyl diphosphate 2-C-methyltransferase, producing MLENPAATGSEVLVTKYQKSVAEYWNKEKDPVNIRLGEVSGTFHHHYGIGDVDWSVLEGPEDTREERTIKEMHRLEAAQADFLLDQLGPLGPGDRILDAGSGRGGTSFMANQRFGCQVDGISISEEQVKFANQQAQQRGVADKVAFNFRNMLDNRFPDATFQAIWNNESTMYVDLHALFAEHSRVLKQGGRYVTITGCYNDVHGRQPSRAVSQIDAHYICDIHPRSEYFAAMSANNLVPISVVDLTAATIPYWELRAQSEVATGVESPFLTAYKEGSFHYLMIAADKV from the coding sequence ATGCTCGAGAACCCCGCTGCGACCGGCTCCGAGGTCCTGGTCACCAAGTACCAGAAGTCCGTGGCGGAGTACTGGAACAAGGAGAAGGACCCGGTCAACATCCGCCTCGGCGAGGTCTCCGGCACCTTCCACCACCACTACGGCATCGGCGATGTCGACTGGTCGGTCCTCGAAGGCCCCGAGGACACCCGCGAGGAGCGGACGATCAAGGAGATGCACCGACTGGAGGCCGCCCAGGCCGACTTCCTGCTCGACCAGCTCGGCCCGCTGGGCCCGGGCGACCGGATACTCGACGCCGGGTCCGGCCGCGGTGGCACCAGCTTCATGGCCAACCAGCGGTTCGGCTGCCAGGTGGACGGCATCTCCATCTCCGAGGAGCAGGTGAAGTTCGCCAACCAGCAGGCCCAGCAGCGCGGTGTGGCCGACAAGGTGGCGTTCAACTTCCGCAACATGCTCGACAACCGGTTCCCGGACGCCACGTTCCAGGCGATCTGGAACAACGAGAGCACCATGTACGTCGACCTGCACGCCCTCTTCGCCGAGCACTCCCGGGTGCTGAAGCAGGGCGGCCGCTACGTCACCATCACCGGTTGCTACAACGATGTGCACGGCCGCCAGCCGTCCCGCGCCGTCAGCCAGATCGACGCGCACTACATCTGCGACATCCACCCGCGCAGCGAGTACTTCGCCGCGATGTCGGCGAACAACCTGGTCCCGATCAGCGTCGTCGACCTGACCGCCGCCACCATCCCGTACTGGGAGCTGCGCGCGCAGTCGGAGGTGGCCACCGGTGTCGAGTCGCCGTTCCTGACCGCCTACAAGGAAGGCAGCTTCCACTACCTGATGATCGCGGCCGACAAGGTCTGA